AAGAGCTTCCCGTTCGATGGAGCTATCGAGAAGTTTATTGAAGGTATTCCACAGCGTTAGTGAGAATATCTCGTCAAATCCAAGGAAGCTGAACTTTAAAAGAGCTACCCTCTCCAAGATGGCTTGTGACTCGAATGTTACCACCACTGGAGTCTACGATAGTTTTGGCGATAGCTAGACCCAAGCCATGACCGCCTGTTTGGCGTGTCCGGGATTTATCTTGTCTATAAAAACGGTCGAAAATACGAGGGAGCGCATCTGCAGGGATACCGATACCGGAATCCTTCACTTCAAAGGTGAAGAAGCGTACCCCTCGATCTACTCCTTCCGCAATTGTAATCTGAACAAACCCATTATCCGGTGTATATTTAATTGCATTATCAATTAACAACACTAATAGCTGCGTTAGCCTCTCTATGTCGCCTGTAACCATCAGCTTGGTTGGAGCATGCAAAGTCATAGAAATGTCCTTGGCTTTTGCCATTGCGCTCAGCTTATCGATAACTTGAGTAGCCGTTGACCTGGCATCGAATAGCGTTTGCTCCCCTAATCCCTCATCGGAATCGGAGCGGGCGAGACGCAGAAGGTTGCCAGACAGCCTCGTCATGGAGCTAACCTCAGCCTTTAAGCCATTAAGCACTTTGCGGGAAAAGGAATCTACATTCTCCGCACTCTCGTCAAGCTGGAGCGCTTCTATTGAAGCGAGCATCACGCTTAATGGTGTGCGCAATTCATGGGAAGCATCCGCGACAAACTCGCGCTGCCTTGCATAGGCATTGGCAATAGGAACCATTGCTTTACGGGACATCAAATGACTGAACCATGTAGCCAGTACAAAGAACAGCAAAGCCATCCCAATCAGTAAAATAAGCAACCAGCGGAAGAGGTCGTGTTGGAATGTGACCTCTTTACCGATATATAATGTAGCAATTTTATGCCCTTTCACCTGCAAGCTTCGATGAGTGACAATGAATTTAGCATTTTCACCAGTTGTTTGGTATTTTTCCATTTTTGCTGAGGGGCTGCTGAAGGTTTGCAAAGTAATCATATCAATTTGTTTACCCCTGAATTGACCATTAATTATTAAGGCCATTACTTGCTCTCGCAGCTCGGCTTGAATCTCATCTCCCAACTGAATAGATCCATTCTCGGCCACCAAATAATAGAAGGATTGATCGGTACTAATGGAGAAGGTATCCTCGACAGATCGAGGAGGTGGTCTCTTCGGATTGTTGTCCTGATCAGCCCAAGCTTGAAGGTTAGACAGATCGTGGTCAGCGAGATTGTTCAGCCGCCGATGCTGATCGTTCCAGATGAACACATATAGAAGCGTATATACAATAATGACGAATAGGCTTAGAAACACAATGAGAACGCCACTGTATTGCCAAGATAGCTTTTTGTGCGTTTTATGGAATACATCATCCTTAAGCCGTCGTTTTGTTCCCCAGCTATGATTCAATTTTGTATCCAACACCTCTCACGCTATGAATGAGCTCCCGCGAACCGGATAACTCTAGCTTCTTACGTATGAATTTGATAGTGGCGTCTATCGTTTTTAGATTAACGTCGGTATCCAATCCCCACACCTTGTCCATGATTACTTCTCGTGATAGAGTACGGCCCCTATTCTGAAGTAACAAGTCTAGGATTTGAAATTCACGCGGCGTTAGCTGTATTTCGTGCTGACCTTGAATGACAATTTGGCTCGTGCGCTGGAGCTTCAGTGCACCGATCTGAACCACGTCATCTTGAAGGGGGACGAAGTTGCGTCTTGTTAATGCACGCATTCGCGCTAACAGCTCATCCATCTCGAAAGGTTTAACGAGATAATCATCGGCTCCCGCATCCAGTCCTTCCACTCGATCCTGCAGTGAATCCTTTGCCGTTAGCATGAGAATAGCGCCAAGATAGCCTGTTTTGCGAAGTCTGGCACACGTATCACGACCATCTCCATCCGGCATCATCCAATCAAGCACGACAATGTCATAGCTCGAAGCGAGCGCATAATCGAATGCGTCGTTCCCTGTCGTTACCCAATCTATGGTGCAGCCTGTTTTCTTCTTCAGGATATGTACGGTCAATTCACCGAGCTGGATATCATCTTCCGCCAATAAAATCTTCATCCCGAACCTCTTTTCGATCAGCCTATTGTCCATTTTCATCCAGTATAATCGAATCGCTGTGCTCTTTCACCGTATTTTCACCAAGTGCACGTAATATAGGCTTCAGGAAAACAAATCCAAGTTGAAGAAAGGAAGTTATCACATGAAAAAGAAATCAAGGCTCCTAATTACAGGTTCGCTCGTAGTCACTCTAGTTATCGGTGGGGGAATCGCAATTAACAACAGCGGGGTAAGCAGAGCTTGGGCAGCAGAGGCGGTATCGACTGCGGATTCGGCAACGAAGGCACCAACAGATAAGCCAGCTAGTGAAGCTGGCAAGGTAGAGGGGAAGGGAGAAAAGAGAAATAAGGGGTGCGAAGGGGATAAAGGAGTGGGTGGCCCGAAGAAAGATCATCCAGCTGGATCAAAAGGAACAAAGCCGTCCGAAGAATCAGCATCTAACAATCCATCCGAACAGGCCGTAAATACAGTCGTTATATCAGGTGGTTTTAAGACAGATCCTGAGGATCACGGCAGACCGGTTGTACTCATTGCCGCAGCTCTTGGG
This portion of the Cohnella abietis genome encodes:
- a CDS encoding sensor histidine kinase; its protein translation is MNHSWGTKRRLKDDVFHKTHKKLSWQYSGVLIVFLSLFVIIVYTLLYVFIWNDQHRRLNNLADHDLSNLQAWADQDNNPKRPPPRSVEDTFSISTDQSFYYLVAENGSIQLGDEIQAELREQVMALIINGQFRGKQIDMITLQTFSSPSAKMEKYQTTGENAKFIVTHRSLQVKGHKIATLYIGKEVTFQHDLFRWLLILLIGMALLFFVLATWFSHLMSRKAMVPIANAYARQREFVADASHELRTPLSVMLASIEALQLDESAENVDSFSRKVLNGLKAEVSSMTRLSGNLLRLARSDSDEGLGEQTLFDARSTATQVIDKLSAMAKAKDISMTLHAPTKLMVTGDIERLTQLLVLLIDNAIKYTPDNGFVQITIAEGVDRGVRFFTFEVKDSGIGIPADALPRIFDRFYRQDKSRTRQTGGHGLGLAIAKTIVDSSGGNIRVTSHLGEGSSFKVQLPWI
- a CDS encoding response regulator transcription factor produces the protein MKILLAEDDIQLGELTVHILKKKTGCTIDWVTTGNDAFDYALASSYDIVVLDWMMPDGDGRDTCARLRKTGYLGAILMLTAKDSLQDRVEGLDAGADDYLVKPFEMDELLARMRALTRRNFVPLQDDVVQIGALKLQRTSQIVIQGQHEIQLTPREFQILDLLLQNRGRTLSREVIMDKVWGLDTDVNLKTIDATIKFIRKKLELSGSRELIHSVRGVGYKIES